In Natronococcus occultus SP4, the following proteins share a genomic window:
- a CDS encoding chromate transporter, producing MTDDPVRSNEPTDTVSPTEDAASGPDHDVSFREAFWVWVQVAAYSFGGPAGQIGVMHKLLVSQKRWISERRFLHAMNYTMLLPGPEAQQLATYIGWLLHKTKGGIVAGTLFILPGFVSILLLSILYAEFREVTIVEAIFFGLQAAVLAIVVEALLRIGSRALANAAMVAIAAGAFVGIFVFDVLFPIIILAAGLVGFLGHRYAPEVFTVITGHGGDESDEDVAAETPDEDEASPDDRGEAIASDESETEAVISDELVADHERPSGWRAARVAALWGTLWFGPLLGLYLVLGAGHIFTQEGIFFSQVAVVTFGGAYAVLAYIAQEAVATYGWLKPGEMIDGLGMAETTPGPLVQVVQFVGFMGAYRNPGTLEPLVAGILGSVVVTWVTFVPCFLFIFLGAPYIEYLRGKESLTAALSGITAAVVGIILNLAVWFGLHVLFEDHWTYDAYGMDLLVPVFGTLDVAALVIVVGSFVMIFRFEQGMLRTLAAAMAAGLFYHLVVLA from the coding sequence ATGACGGACGATCCGGTTCGCTCGAACGAACCAACCGACACGGTTTCTCCGACCGAGGACGCCGCCTCGGGCCCCGACCACGACGTTTCGTTTCGCGAGGCGTTCTGGGTCTGGGTACAGGTCGCCGCTTACAGTTTCGGCGGCCCCGCCGGGCAGATCGGCGTGATGCACAAACTACTCGTCTCGCAGAAGCGCTGGATCAGCGAGCGGCGGTTCCTCCACGCGATGAACTACACGATGTTGCTCCCGGGACCGGAAGCACAACAGCTCGCGACGTACATCGGCTGGTTGTTGCACAAGACGAAAGGCGGGATCGTCGCCGGGACGCTGTTTATCCTCCCCGGGTTCGTCTCGATCCTCCTCCTCAGTATCCTCTACGCGGAGTTCAGGGAGGTGACGATCGTCGAAGCGATTTTCTTCGGCCTGCAGGCCGCCGTCCTCGCGATCGTCGTCGAGGCCCTGCTCAGGATCGGCTCTCGAGCGCTGGCGAACGCGGCGATGGTCGCTATCGCCGCGGGCGCGTTCGTCGGGATCTTCGTCTTCGACGTCCTGTTTCCGATAATCATCCTCGCCGCAGGGCTCGTCGGCTTCCTTGGCCACCGGTACGCCCCAGAGGTGTTTACCGTTATCACGGGACATGGTGGCGACGAGAGCGACGAGGACGTGGCGGCCGAAACGCCCGACGAGGATGAAGCGAGTCCGGACGACCGGGGCGAAGCGATCGCGAGCGACGAAAGCGAGACCGAGGCCGTCATCTCGGACGAACTCGTCGCGGATCACGAACGACCGTCCGGGTGGCGGGCTGCCCGCGTCGCCGCCCTCTGGGGGACACTCTGGTTCGGCCCGCTACTGGGGCTCTACCTCGTTCTCGGCGCCGGCCACATCTTTACCCAGGAAGGGATCTTCTTCAGCCAGGTGGCGGTCGTCACCTTCGGCGGCGCGTACGCCGTGCTCGCCTACATCGCTCAGGAGGCCGTCGCAACCTACGGCTGGCTCAAGCCGGGCGAGATGATCGACGGCCTGGGGATGGCCGAGACGACGCCCGGCCCGCTCGTGCAGGTCGTCCAGTTCGTCGGATTCATGGGGGCCTACAGAAATCCAGGAACCCTCGAGCCGCTCGTTGCCGGCATTCTGGGTTCGGTCGTCGTCACCTGGGTGACGTTCGTTCCCTGCTTCCTCTTTATTTTCCTCGGCGCGCCGTACATCGAGTACCTCCGCGGCAAAGAATCGCTGACGGCGGCCCTGTCGGGGATCACCGCCGCCGTCGTCGGCATCATTCTCAACCTCGCCGTCTGGTTCGGCCTGCACGTCCTCTTCGAGGATCACTGGACGTACGACGCGTACGGGATGGACCTCCTCGTCCCCGTCTTCGGGACGCTCGACGTCGCCGCGCTGGTGATCGTCGTCGGCTCGTTCGTGATGATCTTCCGGTTCGAGCAGGGAATGCTCCGAACGCTCGCCGCGGCGATGGCCGCCGGGCTGTTCTACCACCTCGTGGTGCTCGCGTGA
- a CDS encoding ATP-binding protein, with protein MSDQREVLVGETADGTELTLPVIELLTGRGFATGKSGSGKSNTASVIAEELLEAGFPLLIVDTDGEYYGLKEEYEMLHAGADEECDVQIGPEHAEQMATLALEENVPIILDVSGYLEDDAADELLREVARQLFVKEKKLKKPFLLVVEEVHEYIPEGGGVGETGNMLIKIGKRGRKHGLGILGISQRPADVKKDFITQANWLVWHRLTWDNDTKVVGRIIDTEYKERVSELDDGQAFVQTDWTETDVRKVQFRRKRTFDAGATPGLEEFERPDLKSVSDTLVGDLQAISEREQREENRVAELEDELEKREQRIATLEDELESARDISTAAQQLADAVAGVETTQTQLPGNDEERRRLHEEVVELESKLEDREERIEELTERVADRTDERDRLREEVQRLRERVAELEDESRELSYAEFDDESDPAPADRDGDADGVLANDSVADSLERACDGSLCSLETGERVLETLAREGPLATEALATRVDRSTIAVQSLVSELRTRSVLERTADGAYTLEDGGRATAVDASADD; from the coding sequence GTGAGCGACCAGCGGGAGGTCCTCGTCGGCGAGACCGCCGACGGTACGGAGCTGACGCTGCCGGTGATCGAGCTGCTGACGGGTCGCGGGTTCGCGACCGGAAAGTCGGGCTCAGGGAAGTCGAACACCGCCTCGGTGATCGCCGAGGAGCTCCTCGAGGCGGGCTTTCCCCTGCTGATCGTCGACACCGACGGCGAGTACTACGGGCTGAAAGAGGAGTACGAGATGCTCCACGCCGGCGCCGACGAGGAGTGTGACGTCCAGATCGGTCCCGAGCACGCCGAGCAGATGGCGACGCTGGCCTTAGAGGAGAACGTCCCGATCATCCTGGACGTCTCGGGCTACCTCGAGGACGACGCCGCCGACGAGCTGTTGCGAGAGGTCGCCCGCCAGCTGTTCGTCAAGGAGAAAAAGCTAAAAAAGCCGTTCCTGCTGGTCGTTGAGGAGGTCCACGAGTACATCCCCGAGGGCGGCGGCGTCGGCGAGACGGGGAATATGCTGATCAAGATCGGCAAGCGCGGGCGGAAACACGGCCTCGGAATTCTCGGCATCAGCCAACGGCCCGCGGACGTCAAGAAGGACTTCATCACGCAGGCCAACTGGCTGGTCTGGCACCGCCTGACCTGGGACAACGACACGAAGGTCGTCGGCCGCATCATCGACACCGAGTACAAAGAACGCGTCTCGGAGCTCGACGACGGCCAGGCGTTCGTCCAGACCGACTGGACCGAGACCGACGTCCGGAAGGTCCAGTTTCGCCGCAAGCGCACCTTCGACGCCGGCGCGACCCCCGGGCTCGAGGAGTTCGAACGGCCCGATCTCAAGTCGGTCTCCGATACGCTGGTCGGCGATCTCCAGGCGATCTCCGAACGGGAGCAACGGGAGGAAAACCGGGTCGCCGAGCTCGAGGACGAACTCGAGAAACGCGAGCAACGCATCGCGACCCTCGAGGACGAGCTCGAATCCGCGCGGGACATCTCGACGGCCGCCCAGCAGCTGGCCGACGCCGTCGCCGGGGTCGAAACGACCCAGACCCAGCTGCCGGGCAACGACGAGGAGCGCCGCCGACTCCACGAGGAGGTCGTCGAGCTCGAGTCGAAACTCGAGGACCGCGAGGAGCGCATCGAGGAGCTGACCGAACGGGTCGCCGACCGGACCGACGAGCGGGATCGGCTGCGCGAGGAGGTCCAGCGGCTCCGCGAGCGCGTCGCCGAGCTCGAGGACGAGAGCCGGGAGCTCAGCTACGCCGAGTTCGACGACGAATCCGACCCGGCCCCTGCGGACCGGGACGGCGACGCCGACGGCGTCCTCGCGAACGACTCGGTTGCCGATTCGCTCGAGCGGGCCTGCGACGGCTCGCTGTGCTCGCTCGAGACTGGGGAGCGCGTCCTCGAGACGCTGGCTCGCGAGGGGCCACTCGCGACCGAGGCGCTGGCGACGCGGGTCGATCGCTCGACGATCGCTGTCCAGAGTCTCGTCTCGGAGCTTCGGACCAGGTCGGTTCTCGAACGAACTGCCGACGGCGCCTACACACTCGAGGACGGCGGCCGAGCGACTGCGGTCGACGCGTCGGCAGACGACTGA
- a CDS encoding alkaline phosphatase family protein, with protein sequence MDGSNDGDGLRLLVIGLDAGCRPILEPLFEAGKTPTLRRLFETGTSGTLESQIPPWTASAWPSLYTGKNPGKHGVFDFLSFDGYDWTVVNSTHVRERPVWELLSDHGFTSVVVNLPVTHPARAFDGALIPGMTAPEDPACHPEGILEDVEKACGEYRIYPQNGAESAASIEGYERVTELRGKAFRYLCRRFEPDFGFLQFQQTDSVFHERGGEKRAVESVYREVDRQIEATIERHDPENVLVVSDHGMGRVSGHEFRLNEYLREEGLVAARQGGEGMPDWSRAWENDLLAGEDAADHEAGPLERALNAAATVGLTTQRIAAALDRIGLAEPIGSRVPNDLLRAASTQVDFPVSEAYVRSKSELGVRINLEGREPNGQVSPAEYETVRAELIAALSAVRTPDGEPMFEAVEPRERYFDGPYLDNGPDIVTVPAGFDNAIGADLDRSQFGEPMEPWNHKRTGVVAATGSAFDESVPLEGATIFDIAPTICSLFDVPIDADMDGTALPIVEESGVADYPTYEPAAIATTDDGVVEDRLSDLGYL encoded by the coding sequence ATGGATGGTTCGAACGACGGAGACGGGCTTCGACTACTCGTCATCGGACTCGACGCCGGCTGTCGGCCGATCCTCGAGCCGCTGTTCGAGGCGGGGAAGACACCGACGTTACGGCGGCTGTTCGAGACGGGGACGAGCGGGACCCTCGAGTCCCAGATTCCGCCCTGGACGGCCAGCGCCTGGCCGTCGCTGTACACCGGGAAAAATCCCGGCAAGCACGGCGTGTTCGATTTTCTCTCCTTCGACGGCTACGACTGGACCGTCGTCAACTCGACCCACGTTCGCGAGCGTCCCGTCTGGGAGCTGCTGAGCGACCACGGGTTCACGAGCGTCGTTGTCAACCTCCCCGTGACTCACCCGGCCCGAGCGTTCGACGGCGCGTTGATCCCGGGGATGACCGCGCCCGAGGATCCGGCCTGTCACCCCGAAGGGATCCTCGAGGACGTCGAGAAGGCCTGCGGGGAGTATCGGATCTACCCGCAGAACGGGGCCGAGTCTGCGGCGTCGATCGAGGGGTACGAACGGGTGACCGAACTGCGAGGGAAGGCGTTTCGCTACCTCTGCCGGCGCTTCGAGCCCGACTTCGGTTTCCTGCAGTTCCAGCAAACCGACTCGGTCTTTCACGAGCGCGGGGGCGAAAAGCGGGCGGTCGAGTCCGTCTACCGCGAGGTCGATCGACAGATCGAGGCGACGATCGAGCGACACGATCCCGAGAACGTGTTGGTCGTCAGCGACCACGGGATGGGGCGGGTCTCGGGCCACGAGTTTCGGCTCAACGAGTACCTCCGCGAGGAGGGACTGGTCGCCGCTCGCCAGGGTGGCGAGGGGATGCCCGACTGGTCGCGGGCCTGGGAGAACGACCTGCTCGCCGGCGAGGACGCCGCCGACCACGAGGCCGGGCCGCTCGAACGGGCGTTGAACGCCGCCGCGACGGTCGGATTGACGACCCAGCGGATCGCCGCCGCACTCGATCGGATCGGGCTCGCGGAGCCGATCGGCAGCCGCGTTCCAAACGACCTGCTCCGGGCGGCGAGCACCCAGGTCGATTTCCCCGTGTCGGAGGCCTACGTCCGCTCGAAGAGCGAGCTCGGGGTCCGGATCAACCTCGAGGGGCGCGAGCCGAACGGCCAGGTTTCCCCCGCGGAGTACGAGACGGTTCGGGCCGAGCTCATCGCGGCGCTGTCGGCGGTTCGTACCCCCGACGGGGAGCCGATGTTCGAGGCCGTCGAACCCCGGGAGCGGTACTTCGACGGGCCGTATCTCGATAACGGCCCCGACATCGTCACCGTCCCCGCGGGGTTCGACAACGCGATCGGCGCCGATCTCGATCGGTCCCAGTTTGGCGAGCCGATGGAGCCCTGGAACCACAAGCGAACCGGGGTCGTTGCCGCTACGGGCTCGGCGTTCGACGAGTCGGTGCCCCTCGAGGGGGCGACGATCTTCGACATCGCGCCGACGATCTGTTCGCTGTTCGACGTGCCGATCGACGCCGACATGGACGGCACCGCACTGCCGATCGTCGAGGAGAGCGGCGTCGCCGACTACCCGACCTACGAACCGGCGGCGATCGCCACCACCGACGACGGCGTCGTCGAGGACCGCCTCTCGGATCTCGGGTACCTATGA
- a CDS encoding lipid II:glycine glycyltransferase FemX, which produces MSIDVTTLDPVEDADEWNRYVERSDGTNPFSRVEAIRLQAEDTDTTPHLLAGFKGQEAVGIFPVFEYTKGPITGAFSPAPRAWSCYLGPSTLNVDKLKQRKADRRIQRFLEGCFEWIDRELSPQYSKFVVAEFEDVRPFVWNEYDVEPGYTYVVDLDGSEDDLLDRFSSDARNNVRNADPDAYVIEEGDTDDVERIVDQVAARYESQGRSFQLNPAFARAVHRELPDGAIRPYVCRVDGEFVGGILVVESQTTRYRWQGGVKPNTDVELPINDLLDWHVMRDGLRAGLDRYDLVGAGVPSINRYKAKFNPRLETNYTITAGSFGLDLLVDRYRKLR; this is translated from the coding sequence ATGAGTATCGACGTCACCACCCTCGATCCGGTCGAAGACGCCGACGAGTGGAACCGGTACGTCGAGCGCTCGGACGGGACGAACCCGTTCAGTCGAGTCGAAGCGATCCGGCTGCAGGCCGAGGACACCGACACGACGCCACATCTGCTTGCCGGATTCAAGGGCCAGGAGGCCGTGGGCATCTTTCCGGTGTTCGAGTACACGAAGGGGCCGATCACGGGGGCGTTCTCGCCGGCGCCACGGGCGTGGTCGTGTTATCTCGGGCCGTCGACGCTGAACGTCGACAAGCTCAAACAGCGAAAGGCCGACAGACGGATCCAGCGGTTTCTCGAGGGCTGTTTCGAGTGGATCGACCGCGAACTCTCCCCGCAGTACTCCAAGTTCGTCGTCGCGGAGTTCGAGGACGTCCGCCCGTTCGTCTGGAACGAGTACGACGTCGAGCCGGGGTACACCTACGTCGTCGACCTCGATGGCAGCGAGGACGATTTACTGGATCGGTTCAGCAGCGACGCCCGGAACAACGTTCGCAACGCCGATCCCGACGCCTACGTTATCGAGGAAGGCGACACCGACGACGTCGAGCGGATCGTCGACCAGGTCGCCGCCCGCTACGAGAGCCAGGGCCGATCGTTTCAGCTGAACCCCGCGTTCGCCCGGGCGGTTCACCGCGAGCTCCCCGACGGCGCGATCCGCCCCTACGTCTGTCGGGTCGACGGCGAGTTCGTCGGGGGCATTCTGGTCGTCGAATCACAGACGACCCGGTACCGCTGGCAGGGCGGGGTGAAACCGAACACCGACGTCGAGCTTCCGATCAACGACCTGCTCGACTGGCACGTAATGCGCGACGGGCTGCGGGCGGGGCTGGATCGTTACGACCTCGTCGGGGCCGGCGTCCCGAGTATCAACCGCTACAAGGCGAAGTTCAACCCCCGACTCGAAACCAACTACACGATCACTGCGGGCTCGTTCGGCCTCGATCTGCTGGTCGATCGGTATCGAAAGCTCAGGTAA
- a CDS encoding sigma-70 family RNA polymerase sigma factor — MSATESDGTETVVSELPPSSKLVYKVLEYEGAMTQEEIAAESRLCPRTVRYALGTLADHDVIDSRACLADARQSKYWIPD, encoded by the coding sequence ATGAGCGCGACGGAGTCTGACGGTACTGAGACCGTCGTCTCGGAGCTGCCGCCCAGCTCGAAGCTCGTCTACAAGGTCCTCGAGTACGAGGGCGCGATGACCCAGGAGGAGATCGCCGCCGAGTCGCGGCTCTGTCCTCGAACCGTCAGGTACGCGCTGGGGACGCTCGCCGATCACGACGTGATCGACAGTCGGGCCTGCCTCGCCGACGCCAGACAGTCGAAGTACTGGATCCCGGACTAG
- the glmM gene encoding phosphoglucosamine mutase, with amino-acid sequence MFGTSGIRGTVGTDVTAALALSVGRAVASDGYERVVVGRDVRDSGRTLVDAIAAGLQECGADVLEVGVEATPTVARSIDHLDADAGIVVTASHNPKTDNGIKLWTPSGKAFGPEKRESIARRVDKGDYELADWDGQGNRERRDRVREYHASALGDAVELDDVLEVVVDIGNGAGAVTAEVLADLGCTVRTLNGQPDGSFPGRPSEPNRETLGTLMTVLAETDADLGIAHDGDADRMMAVDETGEFVPKDALLALFARNAAGEGDRVAAPVDTSLAVDDALAAVGATLTRTQVGDVYVAERTTGDDVVFGGEPSGAWIWPTETRCPDGPLAACKLAELVSREGPLSKLAGEIDQYPIRRTSIEVEDKETVMASVETTVEEEYADVDTLDGVRVETEDGWFLIRASGTEPVVRVTAEARAETDADSVFATATGIVERATEATNALE; translated from the coding sequence ATGTTCGGGACCAGTGGTATCCGTGGAACCGTCGGAACGGACGTGACGGCCGCGCTCGCGCTGTCGGTCGGCCGTGCGGTCGCCTCCGACGGCTACGAGCGCGTCGTCGTCGGGCGGGACGTCCGCGACAGCGGCCGCACTCTCGTCGACGCGATCGCCGCGGGACTCCAGGAGTGTGGCGCTGACGTCCTCGAGGTCGGCGTCGAGGCGACCCCCACGGTCGCCCGATCGATCGACCACCTCGACGCCGACGCGGGGATCGTCGTCACGGCCTCGCACAACCCCAAGACCGACAACGGGATCAAACTCTGGACGCCCTCCGGCAAGGCCTTCGGTCCCGAGAAGCGGGAATCGATCGCTCGCCGTGTCGACAAGGGCGACTACGAGCTGGCCGATTGGGATGGCCAGGGGAACCGAGAGCGCCGCGATCGTGTCCGCGAATACCACGCGAGCGCGCTTGGCGACGCGGTCGAACTCGATGACGTCCTCGAGGTCGTCGTCGACATCGGCAACGGCGCCGGCGCCGTGACCGCCGAAGTCCTCGCCGATCTCGGCTGTACAGTCCGGACGCTGAACGGCCAGCCCGACGGCTCGTTCCCGGGCCGACCCAGCGAGCCCAACCGGGAGACCCTCGGCACGCTCATGACCGTCCTCGCGGAGACCGACGCCGATCTGGGGATCGCCCACGACGGCGACGCCGACCGGATGATGGCCGTCGACGAGACCGGTGAGTTCGTGCCGAAGGACGCACTGCTCGCGCTGTTCGCGCGGAACGCGGCCGGCGAGGGCGATCGGGTCGCCGCTCCCGTGGATACGAGCCTTGCGGTCGACGACGCGCTGGCCGCGGTCGGGGCCACCCTGACCCGGACGCAGGTCGGCGACGTCTACGTGGCCGAACGGACTACCGGGGACGACGTCGTCTTCGGCGGCGAGCCCAGCGGGGCATGGATCTGGCCGACCGAGACCCGCTGTCCGGACGGCCCGCTCGCGGCCTGCAAGCTCGCTGAACTGGTCTCTCGGGAGGGGCCGCTCTCGAAGCTGGCCGGCGAGATCGATCAGTACCCGATCCGGCGGACCTCGATCGAGGTCGAGGACAAAGAGACCGTTATGGCGAGCGTCGAGACGACCGTCGAGGAGGAGTACGCCGACGTCGACACCCTCGACGGCGTTCGAGTGGAGACCGAGGACGGCTGGTTCCTGATCCGTGCGAGCGGGACCGAGCCGGTGGTCAGAGTGACTGCAGAAGCACGCGCGGAAACCGACGCGGACTCGGTGTTCGCGACCGCGACGGGGATCGTCGAGCGAGCGACCGAAGCGACGAACGCGCTGGAATAA
- a CDS encoding DUF7563 family protein gives MSTEPTDVKWTPMSSGKQTTSPRCINCDNQVTRQFARVFGDNRDVVHACPECATYREMKTSDFIPEERR, from the coding sequence ATGTCGACGGAACCAACCGACGTGAAGTGGACGCCGATGTCGTCCGGGAAGCAAACGACCTCGCCGCGGTGTATCAACTGCGACAACCAGGTGACACGGCAGTTCGCTCGCGTCTTCGGTGACAACCGGGACGTCGTGCACGCCTGTCCCGAGTGTGCGACCTACCGAGAGATGAAGACCTCCGACTTCATCCCCGAGGAGCGACGATAA
- the glmU gene encoding bifunctional sugar-1-phosphate nucleotidylyltransferase/acetyltransferase encodes MKAVVLAAGEGTRIRPLSSSVPKPMLPVADRPLAAHTVDAAVDAGANEVVLVIGYEAETVREYFGEEYRGVPISYAVQEEQAGTAHAVNAASDHLEGPFAVLNGDNLYDQDAIDQLFSECPAVCAIEVEDPRNYGVLSTTDGAVTDIVEKPEEPPTNLANAGAYAFPEEAIEWLDVPASERGEHEITDVLAQVIDRFTVTPVTLERWMDVGRPWELLEANEWKLGELEGHVAGDVSEDAHLEGTVVVEEGATVKPGVVIEGPALIRSGATVGPNAYVRGATLIDEDAKVGNAVEVKNSVLSRGATVGHLSYVGDSVLGRDVNFGAGTTVANLRHDGGDVRFTVKGDRVSTNRRKFGVVVGDDAKTGINTSLTPGLKLDTGATTTPGEVVERDR; translated from the coding sequence ATGAAAGCTGTCGTGCTTGCAGCCGGAGAAGGAACGCGGATCCGACCGCTTTCCTCGTCAGTGCCGAAACCGATGTTGCCCGTCGCCGACCGACCGCTCGCTGCCCACACCGTCGACGCCGCGGTCGACGCCGGCGCGAACGAGGTCGTTCTGGTCATCGGCTACGAGGCCGAAACGGTCCGGGAGTACTTCGGCGAGGAGTACCGCGGCGTCCCGATCTCGTACGCCGTCCAGGAGGAGCAGGCCGGGACGGCCCACGCCGTCAACGCTGCCAGCGACCATCTCGAGGGGCCCTTCGCAGTTCTCAACGGCGACAACCTCTACGACCAGGACGCGATCGATCAGCTCTTCAGCGAGTGTCCGGCCGTCTGTGCGATCGAGGTCGAGGACCCGCGCAACTACGGCGTCCTCAGCACGACCGACGGCGCCGTCACCGACATCGTCGAGAAACCCGAAGAGCCGCCGACGAACCTCGCGAACGCGGGTGCCTACGCGTTCCCCGAGGAAGCCATCGAGTGGCTCGACGTCCCCGCCAGCGAACGCGGCGAACACGAGATCACCGACGTCCTCGCACAGGTGATCGATCGGTTCACCGTCACGCCCGTCACGCTCGAGCGCTGGATGGACGTCGGTCGCCCCTGGGAGCTGCTCGAAGCCAACGAGTGGAAGCTCGGCGAGCTCGAGGGCCACGTTGCGGGCGACGTCAGCGAGGACGCCCACCTCGAGGGAACGGTCGTCGTCGAGGAGGGCGCGACGGTCAAACCCGGCGTCGTGATCGAGGGGCCCGCGCTGATCCGCTCGGGCGCGACGGTTGGACCGAACGCTTACGTTCGCGGTGCGACGCTGATCGACGAGGACGCGAAGGTCGGCAACGCCGTCGAGGTGAAAAACAGTGTCCTCTCGCGGGGGGCGACCGTCGGCCACCTTTCCTACGTCGGCGACAGCGTCCTCGGCCGCGACGTCAACTTCGGCGCGGGGACGACCGTCGCGAACCTCCGCCACGACGGCGGGGACGTCCGATTTACCGTGAAAGGTGACCGTGTGTCGACGAACCGACGGAAGTTCGGCGTGGTCGTCGGCGACGACGCCAAGACCGGGATCAACACGAGCCTGACCCCGGGGCTGAAGCTGGATACGGGAGCGACGACGACGCCCGGCGAGGTCGTCGAGCGGGATCGGTAG
- the glmS gene encoding glutamine--fructose-6-phosphate transaminase (isomerizing) produces MCGIIGRVGDGNAIETLLTGLENLEYRGYDSAGVAVQNGAGIDVQKRSGKVEALIDSIEPDAIEGRVGIGHTRWSTHGPPTDENAHPHTDGTEDVAVVHNGIIENYAGLRSQLQAAGYEFTSDTDTEVVPHLIQSYLDGGADNETAFREAIADLEGSYAITAMFSGEHVLYAARQGSPLVVGVEDGEYFLASDVPAFLEYTDSVVYLRDGDVAVVDPDGVEFTDLAGNRVDREPETVEWDPEEAGKGEYDHFMLKEIHEQPTSLAQAIEGRIDPENGRIALEDFGPGTFAGVSNVQLVACGTSYHAALYGALTLNQAGVRATALLANEYGVAAPPIDDGTLVIAVTQSGETADTLRALRRAKTNGAETVTVTNVVGSTAAREADETLFIRAGPEIGVAATKTFSSQAVMLTLLAQRIAADRRGEPPADLDSLLPDLAAMPDEIEAVLESSDAAAIASRYRSSRSYFFIGRGLAYPVALEGALKFKEITYEHAEGFAAGELKHGPLALVTPETPVFAVFTGQEDEKTLHNAEEAQTRGAPLVAVCPDGHPACEIADAHLEIPETDPTLAGLLANVQLQLVSYHAAELLDRPIDKPRNLAKSVTVE; encoded by the coding sequence ATGTGTGGGATCATCGGCCGCGTCGGCGACGGCAACGCGATCGAAACGCTGCTGACGGGGCTCGAGAACCTCGAGTACCGCGGCTACGACTCGGCGGGCGTCGCGGTCCAGAACGGGGCCGGGATCGACGTCCAGAAACGCTCCGGGAAGGTCGAGGCGCTGATCGACTCGATCGAGCCCGACGCCATCGAGGGGCGGGTCGGGATCGGCCACACCCGCTGGAGCACCCACGGGCCGCCGACCGATGAGAACGCCCATCCCCACACCGACGGCACCGAAGACGTCGCGGTCGTCCACAACGGGATCATCGAGAACTACGCCGGGCTCCGCTCGCAGCTACAGGCGGCCGGCTACGAGTTTACGAGCGATACCGACACCGAAGTCGTCCCCCACCTCATCCAGTCGTATCTCGACGGTGGCGCCGACAACGAGACCGCCTTTCGGGAAGCGATCGCCGACCTCGAGGGGAGCTACGCGATCACGGCGATGTTCTCGGGCGAGCACGTTCTCTACGCGGCCCGCCAGGGGTCCCCGCTGGTCGTCGGCGTCGAGGACGGCGAATACTTCCTCGCGAGTGACGTCCCCGCATTCCTCGAGTACACCGACAGCGTCGTCTACCTCCGGGACGGCGACGTCGCCGTCGTCGATCCCGACGGCGTCGAGTTCACCGACCTCGCGGGAAACCGCGTCGATCGCGAGCCCGAAACCGTCGAGTGGGATCCCGAGGAGGCGGGCAAGGGCGAGTACGACCACTTCATGCTCAAGGAGATCCACGAGCAGCCGACGTCGCTAGCCCAGGCGATCGAGGGGCGGATCGACCCCGAGAACGGGCGGATCGCGCTGGAGGACTTCGGTCCGGGGACGTTCGCGGGCGTCTCGAACGTCCAGCTCGTCGCCTGTGGCACTTCCTACCACGCAGCGCTGTACGGCGCGCTCACGCTCAATCAGGCCGGCGTCCGGGCGACCGCGCTGCTCGCCAACGAGTACGGCGTCGCCGCGCCGCCGATCGACGACGGCACGCTCGTGATCGCGGTCACCCAGAGCGGGGAGACTGCCGACACGCTGCGGGCGCTGCGACGGGCGAAGACCAACGGTGCCGAGACAGTGACGGTCACGAACGTCGTCGGCTCGACCGCAGCTCGCGAAGCCGACGAGACGCTGTTCATCCGTGCAGGGCCCGAGATCGGCGTCGCCGCGACCAAGACCTTCTCCTCGCAGGCCGTGATGCTCACACTGCTCGCCCAGCGGATCGCGGCCGACCGTCGGGGCGAGCCGCCGGCCGACCTCGACTCGCTGCTGCCGGATCTGGCCGCGATGCCCGACGAGATCGAGGCCGTCCTCGAGTCCTCGGACGCCGCAGCCATCGCGAGTCGCTACCGCAGCAGCCGGTCGTACTTCTTTATCGGCCGCGGGCTGGCGTACCCGGTCGCACTCGAGGGCGCCCTGAAGTTCAAGGAGATCACGTACGAGCACGCCGAGGGGTTCGCCGCGGGCGAACTCAAACACGGTCCGCTGGCGCTCGTGACTCCGGAGACGCCCGTGTTTGCGGTCTTTACCGGACAGGAAGACGAGAAGACGCTGCACAACGCCGAGGAGGCCCAGACCCGCGGTGCGCCGCTCGTCGCGGTCTGTCCGGACGGTCACCCGGCCTGCGAGATCGCCGACGCCCACCTCGAGATCCCCGAGACCGATCCGACGCTCGCGGGACTGCTCGCGAACGTCCAGCTGCAGCTGGTGTCGTACCACGCTGCCGAGCTGCTCGATCGGCCGATCGACAAGCCCCGAAACCTCGCGAAAAGCGTCACCGTCGAGTAG